From the Lolium rigidum isolate FL_2022 chromosome 2, APGP_CSIRO_Lrig_0.1, whole genome shotgun sequence genome, one window contains:
- the LOC124693444 gene encoding transcriptional corepressor LEUNIG_HOMOLOG-like — translation MAQSNWEADKMLDVYIYDYLLKRNLQTTAKAFMAEGKVAADPVAIDAPGGFLFEWWSVFWDIFIARTNEKHSEVAAAYLEAQQIKAREHQQQMQMQQLQLIQQRHAQMQRTNSGHPSLNGPINGLNSDGILGSTASVLAAKMYEERLKHPHSMDSEGSQLIDASRMALLKSAATNHTGQLVPGTAGNVSTTLQQIQARNQQSIDIKSEANMGVAQRSMPMDPSSLYGQGIMQQKPGLGGAGLNQGVSGLPLKGWPLTGIDQLRPNLGAQMQKPFLSTQSQFQLMSPQQQQQLLAQAQVQGSLGNSSHYGDMDPRRFTTLARGVGMNGKDGQPVGTDGCISSPMQSSSPKIRPDQEYLMKMQQTSSQQPQEQLQQQQQQNQQQQQQQNQQQQMQQNNRKRKQTTSSGPANSTGTGNTVGPSANSPPSTPSTHTPEGLGMAGNMRHVPKNLMMYGADGAGLASSSNQMDDLEPFGDVGSLDDNVESFLSNDDGDARDIFAALKGGPTEPNPAASKGFTFSEVNCWRTSNSKIVCCNFSYDGKILASAGHEKKAVLWNMDTFQTHYLPEEHTGIITDVRFRPISMQMATSSFDRTIKLWNAADPGYSQHTFTGHNGHVTSLDFHPKKTDLLCSCDGNGEIRYWNVTQLACVRVIKGGTAQVRFQPNTGQFLAAASENVVSIFDVDTHTKKYILQGHNTDVQSVCWDNTGEYLASVSQDLVKVWSISSGECIHEVSSNGNKFHSCVFHPSYTNLLVIGGYQSMELWNMVKNQSMTVQAHEGLIAALAQSPVTGMVASASHDNSVKLWK, via the exons ATGGCGCAGAGCAATTGGGAAGCGGATAAGAT GCTCGATGTGTATATCTACGACTACTTGCTCAAGCGGAACCTGCAGACGACCGCCAAGGCGTTCATGGCGGAGGGGAAGGTCGCCGCTGACCCAGTTG CAATTGATGCTCCTGGGGGGTTTCTCTTTGAGTGGTGGTCTGTCTTTTGGGATATATTTATTGCAAGGACAAATGAGAAGCATTCTGAGGTTGCAGCTGCTTACCTAGAG GCACAACAAATAAAAGCAAGAGAGCACCAGCAGCAGATGCAGATGCAACAATTGCAACTTATCCAACAAAGGCATGCTCAAATGCAGCGAACCAATTCAGGCCATCCTTCGCTTAATGGCCCAATAAATGGCCTAAACTCTGATGGCATTCTGGGATCGACAGCAAGTGTTTTGGCTGCCAAGATGTACGAAGAGCGCTTGAAGCACCCTCATTCCATGGATTCCGAGGGATCGCAGCTTAtcgatgctagtaggatggctctTCTTAAGTCGGCAGCAACAAACCATACAGG GCAATTAGTTCCTGGAACTGCAGGAAATGTATCTACTACACTGCAACAGATTCAGGCTCGGAATCAGCAATCAATT GATATTAAGAGTGAAGCTAACATGGGTGTAGCCCAAAGATCTATGCCCATGGATCCATCGTCCTTATATGGACAGGGAATAATGCAGCAAAAACCTGGATTAGGTGGTGCAG GACTGAACCAAGGAGTGAGTGGTCTACCTTTGAAGGGCTGGCCATTAACT GGAATAGACCAACTTCGACCAAATTTAGGTGCTCAAATGCAGAAGCCATTTCTTTCAACACAGTCACAGTTTCAACTTATGTCGCCGCAACAACAGCAGCAACTCTTAGCACAGGCTCAAGTACAAGGGAGCCTTGGTAACTCAAGTCATTATGGAGATATGGACCCCCGTAGATTTACAACACTAGCCAGGGGGGTTGGCATGAATGGTAAAGACGGACAACCTGTTGGGACTGATGGATGCATTAGTTCCCCAATGCAATCCAGTTCACCAAAAATTAGACCAGACCAAGAATATCTCATGAAG ATGCAGCAAACATCTTCTCAGCAACCACAGGAACAActtcagcaacagcagcagcagaaccagcaacagcagcagcagcaaaatcAACAGCAGCAAATGCAACAG AACAATAGAAAAAGAAAGCAAACTACATCGTCAGGCCCAGCAAATAGTACTGGAACAGGAAATACGGTTGGCCCTTCTGCCAACTCTCCGCCGTCAACTCCATCCACACATACACCTGAAGGACTTGGAATGGCTGGCAATATGCGGCATGTTCCAAAAAATTTAATGATGTATGGCGCAGATGGAGCTGGACTTGCATCCTCGTCAAATCAAATG GATGATCTTGAACCTTTTGGTGATGTTGGCTCATTAGATGATAATGTCGAATCTTTCTTGTCCAATGATGATGGAGATGCCAGGGATATTTTTGCCGCACTTaaaggaggccccacagagcctaACCCAGCAGCTTCGAAAG GTTTTACCTTTAGTGAGGTTAATTGTTGGCGAACAAGCAACAGCAAGATAGTATGCTGCAACTTTTCGTATGACGGGAAGATCTTGGCTAGTGCTGGACACGAAAAGAAG GCTGTACTTTGGAACATGGACACTTTCCAGACACACTATTTACCAGAAGAGCACACTGGCATTATCACTGATGTCCGTTTCAGACCTATCTCCATGCAGATGGCAACATCATCTTTTGACAGAACAATTAAACTATGGAACGCTGCAGAC CCTGGATACTCTCAGCATACATTTACTGGGCATAATGGTCATGTCACATCGCTAGATTTTCATCCAAAGAAGACAGACCTTTTGTGCTCTTGtgatggcaatggtgaaattcgataCTGGAACGTGACTCAGCTTGCCTGTGTGCGTGTTATAAAG GGTGGTACTGCTCAAGTTCGTTTTCAACCTAACACCGGACAGTTTCTCGCAGCTGCTTCTGAAAATGTTGTTTCTATATTTGATGTTGACACACATACCAAAAAGTACATCCTGCAG GGCCATAACACAGACGTTCAGTCAGTGTGCTGGGACAACACCGGGGAGTACCTTGCTTCTGTTAGCCAGGATCTAGTAAAGGTTTGGTCAATATCATCAGGAGAGTGCATTCATGAGGTCAGCTCAAATGGAAATAAGTTCCATTCTTGTGTGTTCCACCCAAGTTATACCAATCTCTTGGTGATTGGAGGCTACCAG TCTATGGAGCTATGGAACATGGTAAAGAACCAAAGCATGACGGTACAGGCTCATGAAGGTCTTATTGCGGCGTTGGCACAATCACCAGTAACTGGAATGGTGGCTTCTGCGAGCCACGACAATTCTGTCAAGTTGTGGAAGTAG